One genomic region from Listeria monocytogenes encodes:
- a CDS encoding general stress protein, with protein sequence MKKWEVFAVQNVEAAEEIINKLVSEGYEKEDISVLAKSKHNKNLETLAEKENIEIERPVNEEAFGIISGILQSLSGAIVIPQAYNPKYGALYAAGPFAKWFSKTDDKSVKRLLEDFDLTEKQVDKMIENLHADNILIFAR encoded by the coding sequence ATGAAAAAGTGGGAAGTATTCGCAGTTCAAAACGTCGAGGCAGCAGAGGAAATCATCAACAAATTAGTAAGTGAGGGATATGAAAAAGAAGATATTTCTGTTCTAGCTAAATCAAAACACAACAAAAACTTAGAAACTTTAGCAGAAAAAGAAAATATCGAAATCGAACGCCCTGTTAATGAAGAGGCTTTCGGTATTATTTCTGGAATCCTCCAATCCCTAAGTGGAGCCATTGTTATTCCACAAGCTTACAATCCCAAATACGGTGCTTTGTATGCTGCCGGTCCCTTTGCCAAATGGTTCTCAAAAACAGACGATAAATCTGTAAAAAGATTATTGGAAGACTTTGATTTAACAGAAAAACAAGTAGATAAAATGATTGAAAATTTACATGCAGATAACATCTTAATTTTTGCGAGATAA
- a CDS encoding DEAD/DEAH box helicase, which translates to MEHFTAIQNKMIPYSVKQAGKKLMEDGEIIQFREKDAADHFSTYFIDQNVVEDAGNENYACSCADFQLNAICKHIYATHLKMEKEKQKAAKQDFKNRILTQESNTLLSLFQQNMAQQLEVEEDNTNKTPLQTQYIIRLKPDDSSYIMTIEVKVGTERTYVVKNMNTFLAAIRDRQWLVFTKNFAYDPNEHFFLEEDKQILDKLLQISEIAKMYDTDSFYWSKSYAEEKNLTIPPSMASDLLELLTERDTTCIIMKERVEDIKYRGINVRHDNLDFIFELKKSADDKYQLEMEDLQQAIFFEAYQLLFFDGTFFIPAKEVWESLKPLMEFHKVTKNEVVQFSESQLSEVISYVLPALQKSGKLKLDDSIEDRITQQPLDCKLFIALEYGEHTLRLEYHYGNQLFDPFATSEEENEKIMIRDVEKEARVMNIIESAPVHFSGTKMVVNKQEKDLYQFYYRTIPKLAEYAEIYMEDGLEEMVEENVRPVTTLDVSGDNDYLSVSFDFKGIPEEEVQNVLESLREKRSYHRLKSGRFLSLESENYKQMEDVLQMLEVRKKDVQANMQVPLYRGMQIYDILGAGTQDEHHKFSRSFRELLTDITTQSEDSFALPKGLKAELRDYQLTGFEWMKSLAKYNLGGILADDMGLGKTVQTISFLASELEDNPNLKPVLIITPASLLYNWQSELEKFAPAIPVTVLHGTKQSRMAEMEEMKRGHVYLISYPSLRQDIVHFADVAFSSVIIDESQAIKNYHTKASQAVRALKRNHVFALSGTPLENSIDELWAIFQTLMPGFFPSLRKFKEIPYDNIAKMIRPFLLRRLKQDVVKELPDKIETNLYSELTDEQKTIYLAYLEKIQADLEASNGNAGEERIKLLAGLTRLRQICCDPSLFVENYQGESGKLLQLFDTIQTARENGKRILLFSQFTGMLGIIRQKLEEEGQPLFYMDGKTPSKTRLDMVNAFNEGENDIFLISLKAGGTGLNLVGADTVILYDLWWNPAVEEQATGRAHRIGQKRVVQVFRMITKGTIEERIFELQKKKQALVDELIQPGEQMLGKLSTEEIKQILQLDNGRDDK; encoded by the coding sequence ATGGAGCACTTTACAGCAATTCAAAATAAAATGATCCCATATAGTGTGAAGCAGGCTGGAAAGAAACTGATGGAAGACGGAGAAATCATTCAGTTTCGTGAAAAAGATGCAGCAGACCATTTTTCAACGTATTTTATTGATCAAAATGTCGTAGAAGATGCAGGTAATGAAAATTATGCGTGTAGCTGTGCTGATTTTCAGTTGAACGCGATTTGCAAACACATCTACGCAACCCATTTAAAAATGGAAAAAGAAAAGCAAAAAGCAGCCAAACAAGATTTTAAAAATCGAATTCTCACGCAAGAATCAAATACACTTCTTTCCCTTTTTCAACAAAATATGGCACAACAACTTGAAGTGGAAGAGGACAATACAAATAAAACGCCACTTCAAACGCAGTATATTATCCGTTTAAAACCCGATGATTCTAGCTATATCATGACAATTGAAGTCAAGGTTGGGACAGAACGTACCTACGTAGTAAAAAATATGAATACATTTTTAGCAGCAATTCGCGACAGGCAGTGGCTTGTTTTCACTAAGAATTTTGCTTACGATCCAAATGAGCATTTCTTTCTTGAAGAAGATAAACAAATTTTGGATAAACTACTGCAAATCAGTGAAATTGCCAAAATGTATGATACAGATTCTTTTTATTGGTCCAAATCTTACGCAGAAGAGAAAAACCTAACGATTCCACCGAGTATGGCGAGCGACTTGTTAGAACTACTTACTGAGCGCGATACGACTTGTATTATTATGAAAGAACGTGTGGAAGATATTAAATATCGCGGTATCAATGTGCGCCACGACAACCTTGATTTCATTTTTGAACTCAAAAAAAGTGCAGATGATAAATACCAACTAGAAATGGAAGACTTACAACAAGCAATCTTTTTTGAAGCCTACCAACTTCTTTTCTTTGACGGTACCTTTTTCATACCGGCAAAAGAAGTATGGGAATCGTTGAAACCATTGATGGAATTTCATAAAGTAACGAAAAATGAAGTGGTACAATTTTCGGAGTCACAATTAAGTGAAGTCATTTCTTACGTTTTACCCGCTTTACAAAAAAGCGGCAAATTAAAACTAGATGACTCGATTGAAGACCGGATTACGCAGCAACCGCTTGATTGCAAATTATTTATTGCCCTCGAATACGGGGAGCACACGTTGCGCCTTGAATACCATTATGGCAATCAACTATTCGATCCGTTTGCAACATCTGAAGAAGAAAACGAAAAAATCATGATACGCGATGTCGAAAAAGAAGCTCGTGTGATGAATATTATCGAAAGCGCACCTGTTCATTTTTCAGGTACAAAAATGGTCGTCAATAAACAAGAGAAAGATTTATATCAATTTTACTATCGCACCATTCCAAAACTTGCTGAGTATGCAGAGATTTATATGGAAGATGGCCTCGAAGAAATGGTAGAAGAGAATGTGCGCCCAGTAACGACGTTAGATGTTTCTGGTGATAACGATTATCTTTCTGTTTCGTTTGATTTCAAAGGTATTCCGGAAGAAGAAGTGCAAAATGTCCTGGAATCTTTGCGCGAAAAACGTAGTTATCATCGACTAAAAAGTGGTCGTTTCTTATCGCTTGAGTCAGAAAACTACAAACAAATGGAAGACGTACTCCAAATGTTAGAAGTACGTAAAAAAGATGTCCAAGCAAATATGCAAGTACCACTTTATCGTGGGATGCAAATTTATGATATTTTAGGAGCGGGAACACAGGATGAACATCATAAATTTAGTCGTTCTTTCCGAGAATTGCTCACAGATATCACAACGCAATCCGAAGACAGTTTTGCGTTACCAAAAGGATTAAAAGCAGAGTTACGTGATTATCAACTAACTGGTTTTGAATGGATGAAATCCCTTGCGAAATATAATCTAGGTGGCATTTTAGCAGATGATATGGGGCTTGGGAAAACCGTGCAAACGATTAGTTTTCTAGCATCTGAGTTAGAGGATAATCCTAACTTAAAACCGGTCTTAATTATTACACCAGCATCACTACTGTATAACTGGCAAAGCGAATTAGAAAAATTTGCGCCAGCTATTCCAGTGACCGTTTTACATGGAACGAAACAATCCCGGATGGCCGAAATGGAAGAAATGAAGCGTGGCCATGTTTACTTGATTTCGTATCCATCGTTACGCCAAGATATTGTCCATTTTGCAGATGTCGCTTTTTCAAGTGTTATTATTGACGAATCTCAAGCTATCAAGAATTATCATACGAAGGCATCTCAAGCTGTGCGCGCGCTCAAACGCAATCATGTATTTGCTCTCAGTGGAACGCCGCTTGAAAACAGCATCGATGAATTATGGGCGATTTTCCAAACGTTAATGCCAGGATTTTTCCCATCATTACGCAAATTTAAAGAAATACCTTACGACAACATTGCTAAAATGATTCGTCCATTCTTACTACGTCGACTAAAACAAGATGTCGTCAAAGAACTACCTGATAAAATTGAAACCAACCTTTATTCTGAATTAACCGATGAACAAAAAACAATATACTTAGCTTATTTAGAAAAAATTCAAGCTGATTTAGAAGCAAGCAACGGTAATGCTGGGGAAGAACGAATCAAATTACTCGCAGGGTTAACCCGTTTACGTCAAATTTGTTGTGATCCGAGCCTTTTTGTGGAAAATTATCAAGGTGAATCTGGTAAATTACTACAGTTATTTGATACAATACAGACAGCAAGAGAAAATGGTAAACGTATTCTCCTATTCTCCCAGTTCACAGGTATGCTTGGAATTATTCGCCAAAAATTAGAAGAAGAGGGGCAGCCCTTATTTTACATGGATGGTAAAACTCCATCGAAAACAAGGCTTGATATGGTTAATGCTTTTAACGAAGGGGAGAATGATATTTTCTTGATTTCCTTAAAAGCTGGCGGAACCGGACTCAATCTTGTTGGCGCGGATACCGTGATTTTATACGATTTATGGTGGAATCCGGCCGTAGAAGAACAAGCTACCGGACGCGCACATCGAATCGGCCAAAAACGCGTCGTCCAAGTGTTCCGAATGATCACTAAAGGAACGATAGAAGAACGAATTTTTGAATTGCAAAAGAAAAAACAAGCGCTAGTAGACGAACTAATTCAACCAGGCGAACAAATGCTAGGGAAATTAAGCACAGAAGAAATAAAACAAATCTTACAATTGGATAATGGAAGGGATGACAAATAA